One region of Glycine max cultivar Williams 82 chromosome 9, Glycine_max_v4.0, whole genome shotgun sequence genomic DNA includes:
- the LOC102659740 gene encoding stigma-specific STIG1-like protein 3 — MKSLQIVLFLVTMLMALVIADSEKKESPFLTYVKNHNYTQNHATPSSESEVLASLRGSKGLRGHKNVRGGGAMTCDKYPRVCRAKGSEGPDCCKRKCVNVSNDRNNCGMCGKRCKYSQVCCKGKCVNPMFDKHHCGKCGNKCNKGDACVFGLCSYA, encoded by the coding sequence ATGAAATCCCTTCAGATAGTACTCTTCCTTGTAACCATGCTAATGGCTTTGGTCATTGCTGATTCCGAAAAGAAAGAATCACCATTCCTCACTTATGTTAAAAACCACAATTATACTCAAAACCATGCAACCCCATCTTCTGAAAGTGAAGTATTAGCCTCTCTAAGAGGCTCCAAAGGCCTCCGTGGCCATAAAAATGTACGTGGAGGTGGAGCCATGACTTGTGATAAATACCCTAGAGTTTGTCGTGCTAAGGGCAGCGAAGGGCCTGATTGTTGCAAGAGAAAATGTGTGAATGTGTCAAATGACAGAAACAACTGTGGCATGTGTGGTAAGAGGTGCAAGTACTCCCAAGTGTGTTGCAAAGGTAAGTGTGTGAATCCTATGTTTGACAAACACCATTGCGGAAAATGTGGCAACAAGTGCAACAAAGGGGATGCATgcgtttttggtttgtgcagcTATGCGTGA
- the LOC100800556 gene encoding stigma-specific STIG1-like protein 1 yields MKSLKTLFLVALLMALAITQLSATSLETEEPKSLRGTSRFLSKKRVALTCDKNPKICLIKGSAGPNCCSNKCVNFSTDRLNCGRCGKKCSFGKICCQGKCVNPKTNEKHCGKCGNKCNAKGSCVLGMCSYA; encoded by the coding sequence atgaaatCCTTGAAGACCCTCTTTCTTGTGGCCTTGTTAATGGCTTTGGCCATTACTCAGCTTTCAGCAACATCATTGGAAACTGAAGAACCAAAGTCTCTCCGAGGAACAAGCCGGTTCCTTTCCAAGAAAAGGGTGGCGTTGACTTGTGACAAAAACCCCAAAATTTGCCTTATTAAGGGCAGCGCAGGCCCTAATTGCTGCAGCAACAAATGTGTCAACTTTTCCACAGACAGACTTAACTGTGGGAGGTGTGGAAAGAAATGCAGCTTCGGAAAGATATGCTGCCAAGGCAAGTGCGTGAACCCTAAAACCAACGAGAAGCATTGCGGGAAATGTGGCAACAAGTGCAATGCCAAAGGTTCTTGTGTTTTGGGGATGTGCAGCTATGCATAG
- the LOC100804821 gene encoding pentatricopeptide repeat-containing protein At4g04370, translated as MFSYKPKQSPSGLKRCVVSLPHPATTNSVNATINHHSTQGAHHQVLATYASMLKTHVPSDAYTFPSLLKACSFLNLFSLGLTLHQRILVSGLSLDAYIASSLINFYAKFGFADVARKVFDYMPERNVVPWTTIIGCYSRTGRVPEAFSLFDEMRRQGIQPSSVTVLSLLFGVSELAHVQCLHGCAILYGFMSDINLSNSMLNVYGKCGNIEYSRKLFDYMDHRDLVSWNSLISAYAQIGNICEVLLLLKTMRLQGFEAGPQTFGSVLSVAASRGELKLGRCLHGQILRAGFYLDAHVETSLIVVYLKGGKIDIAFRMFERSSDKDVVLWTAMISGLVQNGSADKALAVFRQMLKFGVKPSTATMASVITACAQLGSYNLGTSILGYILRQELPLDVATQNSLVTMYAKCGHLDQSSIVFDMMNRRDLVSWNAMVTGYAQNGYVCEALFLFNEMRSDNQTPDSITIVSLLQGCASTGQLHLGKWIHSFVIRNGLRPCILVDTSLVDMYCKCGDLDTAQRCFNQMPSHDLVSWSAIIVGYGYHGKGEAALRFYSKFLESGMKPNHVIFLSVLSSCSHNGLVEQGLNIYESMTKDFGIAPDLEHHACVVDLLSRAGRVEEAYNVYKKKFPDPVLDVLGIILDACRANGNNELGDTIANDILMLRPMDAGNFVQLAHCYASINKWEEVGEAWTYMRSLGLKKIPGWSFIDIHGTITTFFTDHNSHPQFQEIVCTLKILRKEMIKMEEVEIYLESSHISQ; from the coding sequence ATgttttcatacaaaccaaagCAGAGTCCAAGTGGCCTAAAACGTTGTGTTGTCTCACTACCACACCCAGCCACCACCAATTCAGTCAATGCCACTATCAACCACCATTCAACCCAAGGTGCACACCACCAAGTTCTTGCCACCTATGCATCTATGCTCAAAACCCATGTCCCTTCTGACGCCTACACTTTCCCCAGTCTTCTCAAAGCATGCTCTTTTCTAAACCTCTTTTCCCTCGGTCTTACCCTCCATCAACGCATCCTCGTTAGTGGGTTGTCCCTCGATGCCTACATTGCCTCTTCTTTGATCAACTTCTACGCTAAATTTGGGTTTGCTGATGTTGCTCGTAAAGTGTTTGACTATATGCCTGAGAGGAATGTCGTACCTTGGACCACCATTATTGGGTGCTACTCGCGCACCGGTCGTGTGCCTGAGGCCTTTTCTTTGTTTGATGAAATGCGTCGTCAGGGAATTCAACCCAGTAGTGTTACCGTATTGAGCTTGCTGTTTGGAGTTTCGGAGCTTGCTCACGTGCAGTGTTTGCATGGTTGTGCAATTTTGTATGGGTTTATGTCTGATATAAACTTGTCAAATTCCATGCTGAATGTGTATGGGAAGTGTGGTAACATTGAGTATTCTAGGAAATTGTTTGATTACATGGATCACAGGGACCTGGTTTCATGGAATTCGTTGATCTCAGCCTATGCCCAGATTGGGAATATATGTGAAGTTTTGTTGCTTCTCAAGACAATGAGGTTACAAGGTTTTGAGGCTGGCCCACAGACTTTTGGGTCCGTTTTATCTGTGGCTGCATCAAGGGGTGAGTTGAAATTGGGAAGGTGCTTGCATGGGCAGATTTTAAGAGCTGGTTTTTACTTGGATGCACATGTTGAAACATCATTGATTGTAGTGTACTTAAAAGGTGGGAAAATTGACATTGCATTTAGAATGTTTGAAAGGAGTTCAGACAAGGATGTAGTTTTGTGGACAGCAATGATCTCAGGCCTTGTGCAGAATGGGTCTGCAGACAAAGCACTAGCTGTTTTCCGTCAGATGTTAAAATTTGGAGTGAAGCCATCTACTGCTACTATGGCCAGTGTAATCACAGCTTGTGCACAACTAGGGTCTTATAATTTGGGGACATCGATCCTTGGTTACATATTAAGGCAGGAATTACCTTTGGATGTTGCTACTCAAAACTCTCTTGTTACCATGTATGCAAAGTGTGGTCACTTGGATCAGAGTTCCATTGTATTTGATATGATGAACAGAAGGGATTTGGTTTCCTGGAATGCTATGGTTACTGGATATGCTCAAAATGGCTATGTTTGTGAGGCCTTGTTCCTTTTTAATGAAATGAGGTCTGATAATCAAACACCTGATTCAATAACCATTGTCTCCCTCCTCCAAGGGTGTGCATCCACTGGACAACTACACTTAGGAAAATGGATCCACAGCTTTGTGATAAGAAATGGCCTTAGGCCTTGCATCTTGGTTGACACTTCTTTGGTAGACATGTACTGCAAATGTGGTGATTTGGATACTGCCCAAAGGTGTTTCAACCAGATGCCAAGTCATGATTTGGTCTCATGGAGTGCCATAATTGTGGGATATGGTTATCATGGCAAAGGGGAGGCTGCATTGAGGTTTTACTCAAAGTTCCTGGAAAGTGGTATGAAACCCAACCATGTGATTTTCCTCTCAGTTCTATCTTCTTGTAGTCATAATGGACTAGTAGAGCAGGGCTTGAACATATACGAATCAATGACCAAAGATTTTGGGATTGCACCAGATCTTGAACACCATGCTTGTGTAGTAGATCTCCTCAGTCGTGCTGGGAGGGTAGAGGAGGCATATAACGTGTACAAGAAAAAGTTCCCAGATCCTGTACTTGATGTTTTAGGCATAATCCTTGATGCTTGTCGAGCAAATGGTAATAATGAACTTGGTGATACAATTGCCAATGATATTCTCATGCTGAGGCCTATGGATGCTGGGAATTTTGTACAATTAGCACACTGCTATGCTTCAATAAACAAGTGGGAAGAAGTGGGTGAGGCATGGACCTATATGAGATCTCTTGGCTTGAAAAAAATTCCTGGCTGGAGCTTTATTGACATACATGGGACCATCACTACATTTTTCACAGACCACAACTCACACCCCCAGTTCCAAGAAATAGTTTGTACACTCAAAATTTTGAGAAAGGAAATGATCAAAATGGAGGAAGTGGAGATTTACCTTGAAAGCAGCCACATATCACAATAA